A genomic region of Candidatus Pseudomonas phytovorans contains the following coding sequences:
- a CDS encoding DUF3325 domain-containing protein has product MLGNALIAFAGFVALCLAMEKHFSDLLGRKPRPGQLRLLRVAGWLLLMLSLALSVHLRGWAHGLVEWTAVIMAGVTLWVFGLPYQPRLLLGLAAASVVLGPLLAMFAV; this is encoded by the coding sequence ATGCTGGGTAACGCACTGATCGCATTCGCAGGTTTTGTCGCCCTGTGCCTGGCCATGGAAAAGCACTTCAGCGATTTGCTCGGGCGCAAGCCGCGCCCTGGGCAGTTGCGGCTGCTGCGTGTCGCCGGTTGGCTGCTGCTGATGCTGTCGCTGGCCCTCAGCGTGCATCTGCGTGGTTGGGCCCATGGCCTGGTGGAGTGGACGGCGGTGATCATGGCAGGGGTGACCTTATGGGTGTTCGGCCTGCCCTACCAGCCGCGCCTGCTGCTGGGCTTGGCAGCTGCCAGCGTGGTGCTGGGCCCGTTGCTGGCCATGTTTGCCGTGTGA
- a CDS encoding RNA polymerase sigma factor has translation MSEQGDIIEPDADSAGARARFVQVFLAQRARMEALVSRRVGCRATASDLVQELFLRFWRRPEVKVEALDTYLLRCAGNLAIDHLRSEGSRERVAEAALPMDEVAMVQAPEQALEVDHDLQRIEAALRALPERTRQIFLLNRIHGCKYGEIAKAMQLSQSAVEKHMMRALEACKASVAEPASTPRRPGSARR, from the coding sequence GTGAGCGAGCAGGGGGATATCATCGAACCCGACGCCGACAGCGCTGGCGCACGTGCCCGTTTCGTCCAGGTATTTCTGGCCCAGCGGGCGCGCATGGAGGCGCTTGTCAGCCGGCGTGTTGGCTGCCGCGCCACGGCTTCAGACCTGGTGCAGGAGCTGTTCCTGCGTTTCTGGCGCCGCCCCGAGGTCAAGGTCGAGGCGCTGGACACCTATCTGTTGCGTTGTGCCGGCAACCTGGCGATCGACCACCTGCGCAGCGAAGGTAGCCGCGAACGCGTGGCCGAAGCCGCTTTGCCGATGGACGAGGTGGCCATGGTTCAAGCACCCGAGCAAGCGCTTGAGGTCGACCACGACTTGCAGCGCATCGAAGCCGCCTTGCGCGCCTTGCCCGAACGCACCCGGCAGATCTTTTTGCTCAACCGTATTCACGGCTGCAAGTACGGCGAAATTGCCAAGGCCATGCAGCTGTCACAGAGTGCCGTGGAAAAGCATATGATGCGCGCCCTTGAAGCGTGCAAGGCGAGTGTTGCCGAGCCCGCGTCCACCCCACGCCGGCCAGGGAGTGCCCGTCGATGA
- a CDS encoding FecR family protein, translated as MSRLPPITEVQSQAALQWLSRINEQPAQAEGAAFKRWLLADPGHRDAYQQAQALWQKSATPALLLADEEQDALQRYLDAMARPPTRGPWQRVAALAMAACLVLAVGVAGGWHPGYWLQDLQADYSSAGQIRQVTLADQSQVTLDAGSAIAVDFAQGERRVRLLHGAAFFQVTHTGAPFVVESGGGEVRVLGTQFEVREQADGAVVTVRSGRVAVSPAPGSVAPVLTANQQVAYSAGRVGDTLAVDSDNRLAWRQGWLNYYQVPLAQVVDDLRRYYPGRIVLLDGALGQRKVSGSFPVGEPLLALDSLGKVMGFSRQTVLGRLTLVR; from the coding sequence ATGAGCCGTTTGCCCCCGATCACCGAAGTGCAATCCCAGGCCGCCCTGCAGTGGCTCAGCCGCATCAATGAGCAGCCTGCGCAAGCCGAAGGGGCTGCATTCAAGCGCTGGTTGCTGGCCGACCCCGGGCACCGTGACGCCTACCAACAGGCCCAGGCACTGTGGCAGAAAAGCGCCACCCCGGCTTTGCTGCTGGCGGACGAAGAACAGGACGCCTTGCAGCGCTACCTCGATGCCATGGCCAGGCCGCCGACCCGCGGCCCGTGGCAGCGCGTAGCGGCACTGGCGATGGCGGCCTGCCTGGTGCTGGCCGTGGGCGTTGCCGGTGGCTGGCACCCGGGGTACTGGTTGCAGGACCTGCAGGCTGACTACAGCAGCGCCGGGCAGATTCGCCAGGTGACCTTGGCCGACCAGTCGCAGGTGACGCTTGATGCAGGCAGCGCCATTGCGGTCGATTTTGCCCAGGGCGAGCGCCGTGTGCGGTTGCTGCATGGCGCGGCGTTCTTCCAGGTCACCCATACCGGCGCGCCATTCGTGGTCGAATCGGGTGGTGGCGAGGTGCGCGTGCTCGGCACTCAGTTCGAAGTGCGCGAGCAGGCTGACGGTGCAGTGGTCACGGTGCGCAGCGGGCGCGTGGCGGTGAGCCCGGCACCGGGCTCCGTGGCACCGGTGCTGACGGCCAACCAGCAGGTGGCCTATAGCGCAGGCCGGGTAGGCGACACGCTGGCGGTGGACAGTGATAACCGCCTGGCTTGGCGCCAAGGCTGGCTGAATTACTACCAGGTGCCGCTGGCACAGGTGGTCGATGACCTGCGGCGCTACTACCCGGGGCGCATCGTGTTGCTGGATGGCGCACTGGGGCAGCGCAAGGTCAGTGGCAGTTTCCCGGTGGGCGAGCCACTGCTGGCGCTGGATTCGCTGGGCAAGGTGATGGGCTTTTCGCGGCAGACCGTGTTGGGGCGTTTGACCTTGGTTCGGTAG